The genomic window GCCGGCGGTTTTGGTGCGGTCGGATTCCGATATCTAATAAATTTTTTTCAGTTACTTGCCTATGGATCTGATGGCAATCTGCTCGATCTGGTAAGCTCAATTCCCTGGTATATAAGGGTCATCATTCCAGCCATCGGCGGACTGGTAGTCGGCCCAATGGTTTATTTTCTTGCCAGAGAAGCCAAAGGGCACGGCGTCCCTGAAGTGATGGAATCCGTGGCCCTGAAAAGCGGGCTTATCAGAAAGCGGTTGGTTGTTATAAAGTCTTTGGCATCAGCCATCTGCATAGGCACCGGGGGGTCCGTTGGAAGGGAAGGCCCGATAGTCCAGATAGGATCCGCCATCGGGTCAACCATAGGACAGCTTCTTAAAATTTCTGCGGACAGAATGCGTACCCTGGTCGGGTGTGGGGCCGCCGCCGGCATCGCCGCCACTTTCAATGCCCCCATCGCAGGCTCCATGTTTGCCCTTGAAATCATTCTCGGTGATTTCGGTCTGGCCACATTCAGCCCCATTGTTATTTCCTCCGTGATTGCCACGGCTGTATCCCGCCATTTTTTAGGCGATGCCCCCGCATTTATTGTCCCCGCATACGAGCTGGTCAGTGCATGGGAGTTCCCCTTATACGTTACACTGGGGCTTTTTTGCGCGTTGGTGGCCGTTACTTTTACCAAAACGCTTTATCGGATGGAAGATATTTTCGATGGGTTGAAATTTCCCGAATACTTAAAGGCGATTTTGGGAGGTGTAATCCTGGGAGTGATCAGCCTTCTTTTTCCTCAGATTCTGGGTGTCGGGTATGGTGCCATTGATCTGTCTCTGAGTCAGGCATATGCTTGGTGGTTGATGCTTGTTCTGGTGCTGTGTAAAATCCTGGCCACATCGATTACCATTGGCTCAGGAGGGTCGGGTGGTATATTCGCACCTTCACTTTTTATCGGCGCCATGGCCGGAGGTTTCTTTGGTACAGTCGTTCACGATCTCTTTCCTTCAGTC from Thermodesulfobacteriota bacterium includes these protein-coding regions:
- a CDS encoding chloride channel protein — encoded protein: MRQSIFRLLRTNEHGIMAVLAVFVGLAGGFGAVGFRYLINFFQLLAYGSDGNLLDLVSSIPWYIRVIIPAIGGLVVGPMVYFLAREAKGHGVPEVMESVALKSGLIRKRLVVIKSLASAICIGTGGSVGREGPIVQIGSAIGSTIGQLLKISADRMRTLVGCGAAAGIAATFNAPIAGSMFALEIILGDFGLATFSPIVISSVIATAVSRHFLGDAPAFIVPAYELVSAWEFPLYVTLGLFCALVAVTFTKTLYRMEDIFDGLKFPEYLKAILGGVILGVISLLFPQILGVGYGAIDLSLSQAYAWWLMLVLVLCKILATSITIGSGGSGGIFAPSLFIGAMAGGFFGTVVHDLFPSVTASAGAYSIVGMGAVVSATTHGPLTALLMLFEMTGDYKIILPLMITCIISNIVGRQLLKESIYTLKLMRRGINLEEGKEVNVLKSIKVSEVMNTDVETITEALGLERLAEIISKSKYNSFPVVKDGNKLSGIISFYDYNEAIFDENLKGLVVAKDIATLDVVTISMDDNLYNALEKITFKDFSILPVVSPNNPDKLMGVLTRRDIMGAYNKAVIKKSLYSE